A DNA window from Ictalurus punctatus breed USDA103 chromosome 11, Coco_2.0, whole genome shotgun sequence contains the following coding sequences:
- the shroom2a gene encoding protein Shroom2 isoform X2 — protein sequence MDAVDHPVGRESGLSVRDDGLLSDSDRTGDQNGHSGLVCVSLYGGAPWGFTLRGGREHREPLIITKVEEGSKAAAVRLQVGDELVNINEFPLSGYRQEAICLVKGSHKTLTLVVKRKNEPMSRPHSWHSTKFNENQSDTAKTQSTPSPVWQTRYDASSFSSDLATGWDQPNLRRVSDQFSSLGSMDSLEHGSCPYPPGRLSPGKSNGNSVEHLVGGKRDSAYSSFSTSSGTPDYTLSRSNAASTENMLYKVNQWDSGSRPSNGRPGHSLSEGARQDDRIGYLQPPSVSTGRESPRTEEQPGYRHSTSGRSSIAPVWHVPDMKKAMAPSPPPPAPPTRSDSFAVTKIHEKGLVSSYPENPGIPTQSKIQGKGLKTTPEMSESNQRIHHATESGLETSQNYNPQLKSGMINPYVADDCSQPTAIPNSNKKYSPSSTDPSYTRLAYHQRQYSEESTFHAPPRTPSTGKSQSCYSSMQELPTNNHAPHYSQNQIRRHVASLSSTTIDQNPDSQSSNRYYCVTSRQSSQGGSQASLLRVEDRNANSLMEIAQSGGDRTSISSQGQLKDRFTASQVLQHPNNQDGNGYYRQVDSQHRVYTAVNRSSFDDAATKSSEGRGFQKQNAVTNSESHFIKHIQQGKIIESYRLGESSKEHLPSKSETTVCPMKTPMLHSLSYDSSRLVDVESEVGSGDGQQEFVDPQNGRQVRRSDRFATTLRNEIQMRRAQLQKSRSAAVLSGSADPEEEPSIWKSTDISSTSSEGSFRGAYKDHLKEAQARVLKATSFRRRDLEPVLLEHPGSEVLSISRKDTPSLPSVSEVPSSKPASGTNNVPRICGRKRFPVEKKVRSFSEPEKINEVGVDEEPIAQDNDVFLVNRHKVFEATGKPAYRKPMLKKNLQISEDSRLDKSGESFRSGQSDITKKVSNSKATDSGSNSSQRLGTFAEYEATWNIQRKVDPRTSGRYHSADNILDPAVDEQHKPAYYHERSRSSPSEDFYGQNIPVQGRKSAEYYPPERKHSDHDNSASRLSDGGYKDLLPKPNQEPAPLLTGGEFERNVSDPPFTRKSPPQPAGPSQHFPDRSILTDPPSNAKNNGSISPRPPPTRLDKYKCPEAAAPLLTSWGETCVSHSPIKDTPIHAPVSWKDPEHSKGPKREEETQLETIPLPPPSFPPPPPPPPPESPAHLTPPSMEGQRSPSPHFAPQRLTDKPPVPVSQQDEATGRMDKVIDDSTTVKKVPIKIVHSESSTEKENRQYLHPSPETPLSSRPAVLSLSSLEAPEQSSSPFCTYTRQREQENEAMGPQKEQQLQTDVSGPQEPQNDPCVDQRSNGVSSASLSASSHSEEDEKREVLARDIIDRDKSLADILDQSKRRTTMDLMEGIFPEGEQLVEEAHQRRRAAPKLTPSRSSEERREEESMAAVAATAAALVTSSAYYSTSAPKAELLIKMKDMQEQSVELESEEELEEENDTELANKKHELIESLSKKLQVLREARESLQEDMQDNNALGEEVEATVQAVCKPNELEKFRMFVGDLDKVVSLLLSLSGRLARVENALNSLEEDAPLEERRTLTEKRKLLIRQHDDAKELKDNLDRRERVVYDILASYLQEENLADYEHFVKMKSALIIEQRKLEDKIKLGEEQLNCLMDSLPPDQRSHF from the exons GAAAAATGAACCCATGAGCAGGCCTCACTCCTGGCATTCCACCAAATTCAATGAGAACCAATCAGACACTGCCAAAACACAGTCCACACCCTCACCAGTCTGGCAAACAAGATATGATGCAAG ttcattctcctctgacctcgcTACTGGTTGGGACCAGCCTAATTTGCGCAGAGTATCGGACCAGTTCAGCTCCTTGGGCAGCATGGATAGTTTAGAACACGGCTCTTGCCCCTATCCACCTGGACGCCTGTCTCCGGGCAAATCTAACGGCAACAGTGTTGAACATTTAGTGGGCGGAAAAAGAGATTCTGCCTATAGCTCCTTTTCAACCAGCTCAGGGACGCCTGATTATACGCTGTCCAGAAGCAACGCAGCTTCTACAGAGAATATGTTGTATAAAGTTAACCAGTGGGACTCGGGAAGTCGGCCTAGCAACGGCAGACCCGGTCACAGCCTAAGTGAAGGGGCCCGACAGGATGACAGAATTGGTTATCTACAGCCACCTTCAGTAAGCACTGGCCGAGAAAGCCCAAGAACAGAGGAGCAGCCAGGCTACCGGCATTCTACTTCTGGAAGGTCCAGCATTGCGCCTGTTTGGCATGTTCCTGATATGAAGAAGGCCATGGCACCATCACCTCCACCTCCTGCACCACCAACACGCAGTGATAGTTTTGCTGTGACCAAGATTCATGAAAAGGGTCTGGTCTCCAGTTACCCTGAGAATCCTGGGATTCCTACCCAGTCAAAGATCCAGGGCAAAGGATTAAAGACTACACCAGAGATGTCTGAAAGTAATCAAAGGATTCACCATGCAACCGAGTCAGGCCTTGAAACGAGCCAAAACTACAACCCGCAACTTAAAAGTGGCATGATTAATCCATATGTTGCAGATGACTGCAGTCAACCAACTGCTATTCCAAACTCAAATAAGAAATACTCACCATCCAGCACTGATCCGTCCTACACTCGCTTAGCCTACCATCAACGTCAGTACAGTGAAGAGAGCACTTTCCATGCGCCGCCCAGAACCCCATCTACAGGCAAGTCTCAGAGTTGCTATAGCAGCATGCAAGAGTTAcccaccaacaaccatgctcCACACTATAGCCAGAACCAGATCAGAAGGCATGTTGCATCGCTGTCCAGCACTACTATTGACCAAAACCCTGACAGTCAAAGCTCCAACAGGTATTACTGTGTCACATCTCGACAATCCTCTCAGGGAGGATCCCAGGCCTCTTTATTGCGGGTGGAGGACAGGAATGCTAATTCTCTGATGGAAATCGCTCAAAGTGGAGGTGATAGAACTTCCATAAGCTCCCAAGGACAGCTCAAGGACAGGTTCACCGCATCTCAGGTACTACAGCACCCAAATAACCAAGACGGCAATGGATATTACAGACAGGTTGACAGCCAGCATCGGGTGTACACGGCAGTTAATAGGTCTTCTTTTGATGATGCAGCAACTAAATCGTCGGAGGGAAGAGGATTCCAGAAGCAAAACGCTGTAACAAACTCCGAGAGCCATTTCATCAAGCACATCCAGCAGGGGAAGATCATTGAATCTTACAGATTGGGAGAATCCTCCAAAGAACATTTACCGTCTAAAAGTGAGACTACAGTATGCCCCATGAAAACCCCTATGCTGCACTCTCTATCATATGACAGCAGTAGATTGGTTGACGTAGAAAGTGAAGTGGGTAGTGGTGATGGACAACAGGAATTCGTTGATCCCCAGAATGGCAGGCAGGTTCGACGTAGTGACCGTTTTGCCACCACATTGCGAAATGAGATCCAGATGAGGAGAGCTCAGCTTCAGAAGAGTCGAAGTGCCGCAGTCCTGAGTGGCTCAGCTGATCCTGAAGAAGAGCCTTCCATTTGGAAGTCCACAGATATCTCTTCAACTTCCTCTGAAGGTTCCTTCCGTGGTGCCTATAAAGACCATTTGAAGGAGGCCCAAGCTCGAGTCCTTAAAGCTACTTCTTTCAGGAGGAGGGACTTGGAGCCAGTGCTACTAGAGCACCCAGGATCTGAAGTTCTGTCCATTTCCCGCAAGGATACACCTTCTCTGCCAAGCGTCTCTGAGGTCCCTTCAAGTAAGCCTGCTTCGGGTACAAACAACGTGCCCCGTATATGTGGCCGAAAACGTTTTCCCGTAGAGAAGAAAGTACGGTCCTTCTCTGAGCCTGAAAAAATTAATGAGGTTGGTGTTGACGAGGAGCCAATTGCACAAGATAATGACGTATTTTTAGTCAACAGGCATAAAGTCTTTGAGGCAACAGGAAAACCTGCTTATCGCAAACCCATGTTGAAGAAAAATCTGCAAATATCAGAAGACTCCAGATTGGACAAGTCTGGAGAATCGTTTCGGTCTGGACAAAGTGATATTACCAAGAAGGTTAGCAACAGTAAGGCAACAGATAGTGGATCAAATTCCTCACAAAGACTGGGCACTTTTGCAGAGTATGAGGCCACATGGAACATACAGAGAAAAGTGGATCCCAGAACGTCTGGAAGGTACCACTCGGCTGATAACATCCTCGATCCAGCAGTGGATGAGCAGCATAAGCCTGCCTATTACCATGAAAGGTCACGCTCCTCTCCCTCAGAGGACTTCTATGGCCAG AACATCCCCGTGCAAGGAAGGAAGTCAGCTGAGTACTACCCACCTGAGAGAAAACACTCTGATCATGACAACTCTGCATCGAG GTTAAGTGACGGAGGATACAAGGATTTATTGCCCAAGCCGAATCAAGAACCAGCGCCACTTTTGACAGGAGGCGAGTTTGAGAGAAACGTCTCAGATCCACCATTCACTCGTAAATCTCCTCCACAACCTGCTGGTCCTTCTCAACATTTCCCCGATCGTAGCATCCTCACTGATCCACCTTCGAACGCAAAAAACAACGGCTCGATTTCTCCGAGACCTCCTCCGACACGCCTGGACAAGTACAAATGCCCCGAGGCCGCTGCTCCTCTCTTGACCTCATGGGGCGAAAcctgtgtctctcactctcccatTAAAGACACCCCAATCCACGCCCCAGTGTCCTGGAAGGACCCGGAGCATAGCAAGGGTCCAAAAAGAGAGGAGGAGACTCAACTGGAGACCATAccccttcctcctccttcttttcctcctcctcctcctcctcctcctcctgagtCTCCTGCCCACCTGACTCCACCCAGCATGGAAGGGCAGCGTTCGCCATCACCTCACTTCGCTCCCCAGAGACTGACTGACAAGCCCCCTGTCCCTGTCTCCCAGCAGGATGAAGCCACAGGAAG GATGGACAAGGTGATTGACGACAGCACCACTGTGAAAAAAGTGCCCATCAAGATCGTCCACTCTGAAAGCAgtacagagaaagaaaatcGACAGTACCTTCACCCAAGCCCCGAGACACCCCTCAGCTCACGGCCCGCAGTCTTGTCTCTGTCCAGTCTGGAAGCCCCAGAGCAATCCTCCTCTCCATTTTGCACATACACACGTCAAAGAGAGCAGGAAAATGAAGCCATGGGCCCTCAGAAGGAGCAGCAGCTTCAGACTGATGTCTCGGGACCTCAGGAGCCACAGAACGACCCCTGTGTGGATCAGCGCAGTAACGGAGTCTCCTCGGCCAGCCTCAGTGCTTCCTCGCACTCTGAGGAAGATGAGAAGAGAGAGGTGTTGGCCAGAGACATCATAGACAGAGATAAGTCCTTGGCAGACATTTTGGACCAGAGTAAGAGGAGGACCACTATGGACTTGATGGAAGGGATTTTCCCAGAAGGAGAGCAGCTGGTTGAGGAGGCGCACCAACGCAGGAGAGCTGCACCCAAACTGACTCCCTCACGCAGCTCTGAAGAGAG gagagaggaggagagcatGGCAGCGGTGGCGGCCACAGCAGCTGCTCTGGTGACCAGCTCAGCTTATTACAGCACGTCGGCTCCCAAAGCAGAGCTGCTTATTAAAATGAAGGATATGCAGGAGCAGAGTGTAGAGCTCGAATCAGAAGAGGAACTGGAGGAGGAGAATGACACTGAGCTCGCCAACAAGAAG CACGAGCTGATCGAGAGCCTGAGCAAGAAGCTGCAGGTGCTGCGGGAGGCGAGAGAGAGTCTGCAGGAGGACATGCAGGACAACAACGCTCTGGGCGAGGAGGTCGAGGCCACCGTGCAGGCCGTCTGCAAACCCAACGAGCTGGAGAAATTCCGCATGTTCGTCGGGGACCTGGACAAAGTGGTCAGCCTTCTGTTGTCTCTGTCTGGACGACTGGCGCGTGTAGAGAACGCCCTAAACAGCCTGGAGGAGGATGCACCGCTCGAGGAGAGG CGTACCTTGACGGAGAAGCGCAAGCTGTTGATCCGGCAGCACGACGACGCCAAGGAGCTGAAGGACAACCTGGACCGGCGAGAACGGGTCGTCTACGACATCCTGGCCAGCTACCTGCAGGAGGAAAACCTGGCCGACTACGAGCACTTCGTCAAGATGAAGTCCGCGCTCATCATCGAGCAGCGCAAACTGGAGGATAAGATCAAACTTGGCGAGGAACAGCTCAATTGTCTGATGGACAGTTTACCTCCAGACCAGAGGTCACACTTCTGA